From the genome of Candidozyma auris chromosome 2, complete sequence, one region includes:
- the MDR1 gene encoding Mdr1p has translation MFLYKFVRESFFGRSLYHLSGRKVFTYPEESPDYVIPAKYLGKDEAGIESDVKEKAGASDTPVDSDSSSQSTKTNHILVDWEGEDDPENPYNWPLKYKIIFIAQIMILTAFVYMASAIYTPGIEEIMKDMGVGQVVATLPLTLFVFGYGIGPMVFSPLSENARFGRTSIYIITLFIFFILQIPTALVDNIAGLCILRFIAGFFASPCLATGGASVGDVINLPYIPVGISFWSIAAVCAPSSGPLFGAILSVKADYHWTFWFVCITSGASFVVLGWMLPESYSKTILYRKAERLRALTGNQDIVSEGHLENAKFSTHEMLVETLWRPFEVIIFEPVVLLINIYIGLVYSVMYLWFEAFPIVFVQVKGFTLIEMGVAYMCILVGILIAAAFYIPTIYHQFTKKMLSNQEVVPEVFIPMAIVGSIIMPIGIFIFGWTAAEDLHWIGPLIGAAVFAAGAFLVFQTLFNYLSMSFWRYLASVFAGNDLFRSMMAGAFPLFGKPLFLNLRTNRFAVGWGSSLLGFICVGMIAIPVLFYLNGPKLRARSKYAGAGA, from the coding sequence ATGTTCCTCTATAAATTCGTCAGAGAGAGCTTCTTCGGCAGGTCTCTATATCACTTATCTGGACGCAAAGTGTTCACATACCCCGAGGAATCACCCGACTATGTGATTCCCGCAAAGTACTTGGGCAAAGACGAAGCAGGCATTGAATCGGATGTTAAGGAGAAAGCTGGCGCTTCAGACACCCCCGTTGATCTGGACTCTTCGTCCCAGTCGACCAAGACCAACCACATTCTTGTGGACTGGGAGGGAGAAGACGATCCAGAAAATCCATACAATTGGCCATTGAAATACAAGATTATCTTCATTGCCCAGATCATGATTTTGACTGCATTTGTGTATATGGCTTCTGCCATTTATACCCCAGGTATTGAGGAGATTATGAAAGATATGGGCGTGGGCCAGGTGGTGGCGACACTCCCCTTGACGCTTTTTGTGTTCGGATACGGTATCGGGCCCATGGTGTTTTCGCCGCTTTCGGAAAATGCCAGGTTTGGCAGAACGTCCATCTACATCATTACCTTAtttatcttcttcatcttgcaGATCCCCACGGCTCTCGTGGACAACATCGCTGGCTTGTGTATTTTGCGTTTCATCGCTGGCTTCTTTGCCAGCCCTTGTTTGGCTACCGGTGGTGCTTCTGTGGGTGACGTGATCAATTTACCTTACATTCCAGTGGGTATCTCATTCTGGTCCATCGCTGCCGTGTGTGCTCCTTCTTCGGGCCCCTTGTTTGGTGCTATCTTGTCTGTCAAGGCTGACTACCACTGGACCTTCTGGTTTGTGTGTATCACTTCTGGTGCCTCCTTTGTCGTTCTTGGTTGGATGCTTCCTGAATCTTACTCCAAAACCATTTTGTACAGAAAGGCTGAGAGACTCAGAGCTCTCACGGGTAACCAGGATATTGTCAGTGAGGGTCACCTTGAGAATGCTAAGTTCTCCACTCATGAGATGCTTGTCGAGACACTCTGGCGTCCATTTGAGGTGATTATCTTCGAGCCTGTGGTGTTGCTTATAAATATCTACATTGGCTTGGTGTACTCTGTAATGTACTTGTGGTTTGAGGCTTTCCCCATTGTGTTCGTTCAGGTCAAGGGCTTCACTCTCATCGAGATGGGTGTCGCTTACATGTGTATCTTGGTCGGTATTTTGATAGCTGCTGCATTCTACATCCCTACCATATACCATCaattcaccaagaagatgCTCAGCAACCAGGAAGTCGTTCCTGAAGTCTTCATTCCCATGGCTATTGTTGGAAGTATCATCATGCCTATTGgaatcttcatctttggcTGGACGGCTGCTGAGGACCTCCACTGGATTGGTCCACTTATTGGAGCTGCAGTCTTTGCCGCTGGAGCTTTCTTGGTTTTCCAGACCTTGTTTAACTACCTCAGTATGTCATTCTGGAGATATTTGGCTTCTGTGTTTGCAGGCAATGACTTATTCAGAAGTATGATGGCGGGTGCCTTCCCACTTTTTGGCAAGCCtttgttcttgaacttgagaACCAATAGATTCGCTGTTGGCTGGGGCTCGTCTCTCTTGGGCTTTATTTGTGTGGGCATGATTGCAATCCCAGTATTATTCTACCTCAACGGCCCTAAGTTAAGAGCTAGATCCAAGTACGCTGGAGCAGGTGCCTAA
- a CDS encoding S-adenosylmethionine-dependent methyltransferase, giving the protein MDFDPLELFTPADSSIKSESPVLLPYVQASVKVDLVEVAESTQEPLFAADQDETVFVPLHVHDLPLLRMKPPSKVLLVFLKLLAPLTVHNFDPPSDSEKDTAATFKDKSISVKDAEEAVAWLHNKSRFTSLESLAAVASLADVLRKSFASQYNGWLTAVISSDMDWLTSKEKEDISTLAALRLAENCGRTAQPEFIRHIEIPGLPQTIYLKEPSLTADKLGLKTWGSSFILGKRLAARPSYLNGSVLELGSGTGLVGMVSCLLGYRTVLTDLPEILPNLTDNIELNNIDNASSDSLDWSDPSEFLQRYGSSKFTTIILSDPLYSSKHPAWIVNMMNEFLEVSSDASVLLQVPIRKTFEKERAHLWALLEENGYVVQEEDNETGYDDFGETTFVFKQLARRKRD; this is encoded by the coding sequence ATGGACTTCGATCCCCTCGAGCTTTTCACGCCCGCTGATTCCTCCATAAAGTCGGAGTCGCCTGTCCTTTTGCCATATGTACAAGCATCAGTGAAGGTTGATCTCGTTGAGGTGGCAGAATCAACCCAGGAAcctcttttcgcagccgatCAAGATGAGACTGTTTTCGTTCCTTTGCACGTTCACGATCTACCGCTTTTGCGGATGAAACCTCCAAGTAAAGTgcttcttgttttcttgaaattgttgGCTCCGCTCACTGTACACAACTTTGACCCTCCCTCAGATTCAGAGAAGGACACTGCGGCAACATTCAAAGATAAGAGCATATCCGTGAAAGATGCTGAAGAGGCTGTTGCTTGGCTCCACAATAAGAGCCGCTTCACGTCTTTAGAACTGTTAGCGGCAGTAGCTTCCTTGGCTGACGTGTTACGTAAGTCTTTTGCATCTCAGTATAACGGATGGTTGACAGCAGTAATATCGTCAGATATGGACTGGCTCACGCtgaaggaaaaggaggATATTAGCACTTTGGCAGCGCTACGGCTTGCTGAAAACTGCGGAAGAACAGCTCAACCTGAGTTCATCAGACATATCGAGATCCCAGGTCTACCGCAGACGATATACTTGAAAGAACCTTCCTTGACAGCAGACAAGTTGGGACTCAAAACGTGGGGATCACTGTTTATACTTGGAAAACGTTTGGCAGCTAGACCTTCATATTTGAATGGGTCAGTGTTAGAACTTGGTTCTGGGACAGGCTTGGTAGGGATGGTATCTTGTCTTCTAGGATATAGGACAGTCTTGACGGACTTGCCAGAAATCCTACCTAATTTGACAGATAATATTGAGCTTAACAACATTGATAACGCATCATCAGATTCACTCGACTGGAGTGATCCGTCAGAGTTTTTACAGAGATATGGGCTGCTGAAATTCACGACGATCATCTTATCTGATCCTCTATATTCATCAAAGCATCCTGCGTGGATTGTGAACATGATGAATGAGTTCTTGGAAGTCTCCTCAGATGCCAGtgttcttctccaagtaccCATCAGGAAGACATTTGAAAAGGAAAGAGCCCATTTATGGGCTTTACTAGAAGAGAATGGATACGTGGTTCAAGAGGAGGACAATGAGACAGGATACGATGATTTCGGTGAAACTACGTTTGTTTTCAAACAGTTagcgaggaggaagagagattAG
- a CDS encoding kynurenine--oxoglutarate transaminase, with amino-acid sequence MTTSHGPAALHNPYFEQNPNRKDVWSLINETAAAAQEQSGKSVVNLGQGFFSYNPPDFAIEAVHHALTKPQFNQYAPAKGNPNLVKQLSEVYTKQFGRPVDPSQLLVTTGANEGIFAVFFGFLTSGDEVIVFEPFFDQYIPNVEMTGAKVKYVKLKCPEHFADRNTTGDEWEVDWEALEAAISPKTKIILINTPHNPIGKIFNEKELHRIGQLAIKHNIILLSDEVYENLYYTPTFHRPATLASLPELAERTLTVGSAGKSFAATGWRVGWVQGPAELIKYVTSAHTRICFSVPAPLQQAVSEAFSAGEKNNYFEKTRQDYARKYEIFEKVFQDLGLPYTAAEGGYFLLVNFAKLKIPEDYEYPEEILARGTKDYKLVYWLIKEIGVVGIPPTEFIVAEHRVNNPLENSVRFAVCKDDSLLEEAVKRLRKVRDFL; translated from the coding sequence ATGACCACCTCTCACGGGCCAGCAGCTTTGCACAATCCTTACTTTGAGCAGAACCCAAACCGTAAAGACGTTTGGTCCTTGATTAATGAAACAGCGGCCGCTGCCCAGGAACAGCTGGGGAAGTCGGTGGTGAACTTGGGCCAGGGGTTTTTTTCCTATAACCCACCTGATTTTGCCATTGAAGCTGTCCACCACGCTTTGACGAAGCCGCAGTTCAACCAATACGCTCCCGCCAAAGGTAACCCTAACCTTGTGAAGCAGTTGAGTGAGGTGTACACGAAACAGTTTGGTAGACCAGTGGATCCAAGCCAACTCTTGGTAACCACGGGCGCCAACGAGGGCATTTTTGCAGTATTCTTTGGATTTTTGACGTCTGGAGATGAGGTCATTGTGTTTGAGCCGTTCTTTGATCAATACATTCCAAATGTGGAGATGACTGGGGCCAAGGTGAAATATGTCAAGTTGAAGTGCCCGGAGCACTTTGCCGATCGTAACACCACAGGTGACGAGTGGGAGGTTGACTGGGAGGCTCTCGAGGCGGCTATTTCTCCAAAGACCAAgatcatcctcatcaacaccCCACATAACCCAATTggaaagatcttcaacgaAAAGGAGCTCCACAGGATTGGCCAGTTGGCTATCAAGCATAACAttattcttctctctgaTGAGGTGTACGAGAATTTATACTATACACCAACATTCCACAGGCCAGCGACCCTTGCTTCGTTGCCTGAATTGGCCGAGAGAACATTGACAGTGGGCTCAGCAGGAAAGTCGTTTGCTGCCACAGGTTGGAGAGTCGGCTGGGTCCAGGGCCCTGCTGAGTTGATAAAGTACGTCACCTCAGCTCATACTCGTATTTGTTTCTCTGTTCCTGCCCCTTTACAACAGGCAGTGTCGGAGGCTTTTCTGGCTGGGGAAAAGAACAACTACTTTGAAAAAACCCGTCAGGATTACGCAAGAAAGTATGAGATATTTGAGAAGGTATTTCAAGATTTAGGGTTGCCATACACTGCCGCTGAGGGCGGATATTTCCTCTTGGTTAACTTTGCCAAACTCAAGATTCCAGAAGACTACGAGTATCCCGAGGAGATTCTTGCAAGAGGTACCAAAGACTACAAGTTGGTATACTGgctcatcaaggagatcgGCGTAGTGGGCATTCCACCCACTGAGTTTATCGTTGCTGAGCACAGGGTCAACAATCCCTTGGAGAACTCTGTGCGTTTTGCCGTGTGCAAAGACGACTCCTTGCTTGAAGAGGCCGTCAAGCGTTTGAGAAAAGTAAGGGACTTCTTGTGA
- the SDH4 gene encoding Sdh4p: MLRSLLSRNSLGLSPRSMMPLHQNRIVASRLISLKPNFSKFKLKEQPPGFIVGTVNDAYKAPEPDHYHGSNHWTYDRFLAISLVPLTAVPFVMGVNFPMIDTAFCLAVLFHSYSGFKSCIIDYIPERVYGFWHRAAMKLLTLGSAISIYGIYVLETTENGLFDLVSKIFGA; this comes from the coding sequence ATGTTGAGATCCTTGCTCAGTAGAAACTCGCTAGGGTTGCTGCCAAGATCAATGATGCCGCTTCACCAAAACAGAATTGTCGCATCTAGACTTATCTCATTAAAACCAAACTTTTCCAAGTTCAAGCTCAAAGAACAGCCTCCAGGGTTTATTGTGGGCACAGTCAACGATGCATATAAGGCTCCAGAGCCAGACCACTATCATGGCAGCAACCACTGGACTTACGATAGATTTCTTGCCATTAGTCTTGTTCCATTGACTGCAGTCCCCTTTGTGATGGGAGTGAATTTCCCCATGATCGACACGGCGTTCTGCTTGGCAGTGCTCTTCCACTCGTACAGCGGATTCAAGTCTTGCATTATTGATTATATTCCTGAAAGAGTATATGGGTTCTGGCACCGTGCGGCCATGAAGTTATTGACTCTTGGCTCAGCTATTTCCATATATGGCATCTATGTGCTCGAAACGACGGAAAACGGTCTCTTTGATCTCGTATCCAAGATATTTGGCGCGTAG
- a CDS encoding mitochondrial 37S ribosomal protein uS7m, with protein sequence MGLFRALARSAIIGRFVAPRPTISSISAIQALRFNSSVSKDQEKRPSLTAQIFRPDKDQITDEDLDEWLKAVKTLKEGNKQPETETELYLSEFLKPEQFLQEKFEPSEEQLAEVEKYKGTPVPLKIDPVVEHLINVIMRHGKKTKARTTVSRALYIVHLKTRQDPVRILYEALDKMGPLFDTRTEKTGFAKNRVVPFALNLRQRHRYAMNWIIEGSRNKKSNSFSVRLAEEIINAHEGRSSGYDKRARMHKEATAQRSYLRP encoded by the coding sequence ATGGGTCTCTTTCGAGCGTTGGCTCGCCTGGCCATAATCGGCCGCTTTGTGGCTCCAAGGCCAACCATAAGTTCAATTTCTGCCATTCAGGCTCTCCGATTCAACTCCTCAGTGTCCAAAGACCAAGAGAAGCGCCCCAGCTTGACTGCCCAGATCTTCAGACCTGACAAGGACCAAATCACAGACGAAGATTTGGACGAATGGCTTAAAGCTGTGAAAACCTTGAAAGAGGGCAACAAGCAACCCGAGACAGAAACAGAACTCTATCTTCTGgagttcttgaagccaGAGCAGTTCTTACAAGAAAAGTTTGAGCCCTCAGAAGAACAGCTAGCCGAGGTGGAGAAGTATAAGGGAACGCCTGTTCCACTTAAAATCGACCCAGTGGTGGAGCATTTAATTAACGTCATCATGAGACACGGTAAAAAGACGAAAGCCAGGACCACGGTGTCTAGAGCCTTATACATTGTTCACTTGAAGACAAGACAAGACCCTGTGAGGATTCTTTACGAAGCATTGGACAAAATGGGTCCACTTTTCGACACAAGAACAGAAAAGACTGGTTTTGCCAAGAACAGGGTTGTTCCTTTCGCTTTGAACTTGCGCCAAAGACACCGCTACGCCATGAATTGGATCATCGAAGGCTCACGCAACAAGAAgtccaactccttctccGTAAGGCTAGCAgaagagatcatcaacGCCCACGAGGGCCGCTCATCGGGATACGATAAGAGAGCAAGAATGCATAAGGAAGCCACCGCCCAGAGATCGTACCTCAGACCATAA
- a CDS encoding ubiquinol--cytochrome-c reductase subunit COR1 produces the protein MIRGFRPAAAAARRFVSTANSQTKFTTLSSGVTVATETNPNASSSTVGVYFGAGSRAETPYNNGVGALTTRTLAHGYKDGVLFSAVNTKEANAFVAHATNENVAGAASALSQLVANREDLIEKSNFDASKQALYADIDRLENTPSETVLEHLNASAFQGHSLGLPTLGTHDSVPDIEKSDSIRFLDRNLVGSNTVIAASGNFDHDALVEVFDKEFKLADGPKPVVPPASFLGSEVRMRDDTIPKAYISIAAQGEGLSSPAYYVAKVAAAVFGSFDHNSAIAKFTSPKLASIVQEYHIVDKYTHFSKSYSDTGLWGFNAEISNLGGIDDFVHFTLKEWNRLSVSITDAEVARAKAQVKTEILANLNSTQAVVHDIATTVLLNGYRASISQALDAIDAISTKDVRAWASAALWDKDIVIAGTGSIEGLLDYNRSRNDMAMMRF, from the coding sequence ATGATCCGTGGATTCCGCcctgccgctgctgctgcccGCCGTTTCGTGTCCACCGCAAACTCCCAGACAAAATTCACCACGTTGCTGTCTGGCGTCACTGTGGCCACCGAGACAAACCCCAACGCTTCGTCTTCAACCGTGGGTGTCTACTTTGGCGCCGGCTCCAGAGCTGAAACGCCCTACAACAACGGTGTGGGTGCTTTGACCACGAGAACGTTGGCTCACGGCTACAAAGATGGCGTGCTTTTCTCTGCTGTCAACACGAAGGAGGCCAATGCCTTTGTGGCCCACGCTACCAACGAGAACgttgctggtgctgccTCTGCTTTGCTGCAGCTTGTCGCCAACAGAGAGGACTTGATCGAGAAGAGCAACTTCGACGCCTCCAAACAGGCCTTGTACGCTGACATTGACCGTTTGGAGAACACCCCATCCGAGACGGTGTTGGAGCACTTAAACGCTTCTGCTTTCCAGGGCCACTCCCTTGGCTTGCCTACCTTGGGTACTCACGACTCTGTTCCAGACATTGAGAAGTCCGACTCGATCAGATTCTTGGACAGAAACTTGGTGGGCTCCAACACCGTCATTGCTGCCTCGGGTAACTTTGACCACGATGCTCTTGTGGAGGTTTTCGACAAGGAGTTCAAGCTTGCTGACGGGCCAAAGCCTGTTGTTCCCccagcttctttcttggGTTCTGAGGTGAGAATGAGAGACGACACCATTCCAAAGGCCTACATCTCCATTGCTGCCCAAGGCGAAGGTCTCTCGTCTCCAGCTTACTACGTGGCCAAggttgctgctgctgtgtTTGGCTCTTTCGACCACAACTCCGCCATTGCCAAGTTCACCTCCCCTAAATTGGCCTCCATCGTCCAGGAATACCACATTGTCGACAAATACACTCACTTCTCGAAATCATACTCCGACACTGGTTTGTGGGGTTTCAACGCCGAGATCTCCAACCTCGGCGGTATTGACGACTTCGTCCACTTCACCTTGAAGGAGTGGAACAGATTGTCTGTTTCCATCACTGACGCTGAGGTCGCCAGAGCCAAGGCCCAGGTCAAGACTGAGATCTTGGCTAACCTCAACTCTACACAGGCTGTTGTTCACGACATCGCCACCACTGTGTTGTTGAACGGCTACAGAGCTTCGATTTCTCAGGCTTTGGACGCTATCGACGCTATCCTGACCAAAGACGTCAGAGCATGGGCTAGCGCTGCCTTGTGGGACAAGGACATCGTCATTGCCGGCACTGGCTCCATCGAGGGCTTGTTGGACTACAACAGATCTAGAAACGATATGGCTATGATGAGATTCTAA
- the CAG1 gene encoding guanine nucleotide-binding protein subunit alpha, with translation MGCAVSTYNEDEDQTFLQQRLISDAIDRSLNVKNEKQRKLVKVFLLGAGESGKSTVLKQLKILHHHSFTDFERRQYTDVIWYDLVQSMKKLIYNARKLKIPLDSDKPGSALTPYKRVVVNADVRASEKDTNGTYLIEQFNIGYANESRVRDPDFPAGYVSDSSDMDSNASFEERKVYTRGELAEAILQLWTNDRGIRQCFGRANEFQLETSTAYYFENVSKFSNPQYKCTDQDVIMGRIKTTGITENDFNIKNMTLRVLDAGGQRSERKKWIHCFQDIDAALFVLAVSEYDQTLYEDERVNRMKESFMLFEAICNSRWFKNTPFILFLNKIDLLEDKLKRSPITNYFPNYKGNPHVVNEVLDYFEEMLLSLNRTSKPIYVHRTCATDTKAMGFVLSAATDMVIQQNLRESGLI, from the coding sequence ATGGGCTGTGCCGTGAGTACCTATAATGAGGACGAAGACCAGActtttctccaacaacGGCTCATATCTGACGCGATCGATCGGTCCTTGAATGTAAAGAATGAAAAACAACGCAAGCTCGTTAAGGTTTTTCTTCTAGGCGCAGGTGAGTCTGGTAAGTCGACTGTGCTCAAGCAGCTAAAAATCCTTCATCACCACTCTTTCACTGATTTCGAAAGGCGCCAGTACACCGATGTAATCTGGTATGATCTCGTGCAATCAATGAAAAAGTTGATTTACAATGCTAGAAAGCTCAAGATTCCCTTGGATTCAGACAAGCCAGGTTCTGCTTTGACTCCATACAAGAGGGTAGTGGTCAATGCTGACGTGAGGGCCTCAGAAAAGGACACTAACGGGACCTATCTCATAGAACAGTTCAATATTGGTTATGCCAACGAAAGCCGCGTAAGGGACCCCGATTTTCCAGCAGGCTATGTTTCAGACTCATCCGATATGGACTCTAACGCATCTTTCGAGGAAAGGAAGGTGTACACTCGAGGAGAGCTCGCAGAGGCGATCTTGCAACTCTGGACGAATGATCGGGGTATACGTCAGTGCTTCGGAAGAGCCAACGAATTCCAACTAGAAACCTCGACAGCATACTACTTCGAGAACGTCTCGAAGTTTTCCAATCCTCAGTACAAATGCACAGACCAGGATGTCATCATGGGACGCATTAAAACAACCGGAATCACTGAGAACGacttcaacatcaaaaaCATGACTCTCAGAGTCTTGGACGCCGGTGGCCAGCGCTCGGAGCGTAAAAAATGGATACATTGCTTTCAAGACATTGATGCTGCTCTATTCGTGTTGGCCGTGTCAGAGTACGATCAGACTCTTTACGAGGACGAAAGAGTGAATCGTATGAAGGAGTCATTTATGCTATTTGAggccatttgcaactcgAGATGGTTTAAGAATACACCCTTTATCTTatttctcaacaagatAGATTTGCTTGAGGATAAGCTCAAAAGATCCCCAATCACCAATTACTTTCCCAATTACAAGGGTAACCCACATGTGGTAAACGAAGTTCTTGAttattttgaagagatgtTGCTTAGTCTAAACAGAACACTGAAACCGATATACGTACACAGAACCTGTGCCACAGACACTAAAGCCATGGGGTTTGTTCTCTCCGCAGCTACAGACATGGTGATCCAACAGAATCTTCGTGAAAGCGGACTTATCTAA
- the DAD1 gene encoding Dad1p, with protein sequence MSTPEPSTTFEKQRDFLLAEISSAIDSVVYNLDVLNRSLNDSIQVGKEFEDVGRLWSTFYNGVGKAQRDASNEPEKDQQEPQAQKDA encoded by the coding sequence ATGTCAACACCAGAACCAAGCAcaacttttgaaaaacaaagagaCTTCCTACTTGCAGAGATCTCGTCTGCTATTGACTCGGTCGTCTATAACCTAGACGTGCTCAATCGCTCCCTCAATGACTCGATCCAAGTGGGTAAAGAGTTTGAAGATGTGGGCAGACTCTGGTCTACTTTCTATAATGGAGTAGGCAAAGCACAACGCGACGCTTCCAATGAACCAGAAAAGGATCAACAGGAGcctcaagctcaaaaagacGCGTGA